The genomic window GTTGCCTATGCGAATTGTTTTTCCGAGACCGCTGTTGTTTTTGATGAAGGAAAAACGCACCACGGAAAAAAAGAAATAGAACATTGGATCTCAGATGCTAACACCCGTTATCAATCGGTTATGAAGCCTTTAAGCTATGAAGAAAATGGAACGGAAAGCATTTTAAAAGCGGAAGTTTCAGGAACGTTTCCCGGCAGCCCGATTGTCTTAAGCTATCATCTGCAAATTAACAATGGCGCCATACAGT from Chryseobacterium sp. SORGH_AS_0447 includes these protein-coding regions:
- a CDS encoding nuclear transport factor 2 family protein — protein: MNLPQVITDLVKAQDDFDSVAYANCFSETAVVFDEGKTHHGKKEIEHWISDANTRYQSVMKPLSYEENGTESILKAEVSGTFPGSPIVLSYHLQINNGAIQSLKVTG